Below is a genomic region from Cellulomonas sp. P24.
GCGGTCTCGTCGGTGGCGGTCCTCACGGTCGCCGCGCTGATCGGCGTCGGCCAGGGGGTCGAGGCCGTGCAGCAGTCGGAGCGGACGCAGCGGACCGAGGCGGCGGCGGCCGCTGCCGGGACTGCGTACCAGGCTGCAGGAGGCTGGGACGGCGCGGACCTGAGCGGCAGCAGCGCGATCGCCCAGGCGGCCGGGGCCCGGCTGTTCGTGTTCGACGCGTCCGGCAGCGCCGTCCGGGTCGGCTCCGGCATGGGTCAGGGGGCCGGGGGACCCGGGCTGGGGGCGCAGAGCAGCGCGCAGGCCGGTGCGCTGAACGCCGTGACGGCGCCCGTCGTGGTCGACGGCACCACGGTCGGCTCGGTGCGCCTGATGTTCGGGACGTCGTCCGGCACCCGCGCGCGTGACGTCGCGTGGTCGTGGATCGCGGTGGCGGCGGCGGTCGCTCTCGTCGTGGCGGTGGCCGCGAGCTGGTGGGTGACGCGGTGGCTGACACGTCCGATCGACGCGATGACGACCGCGGCGCGCCGGTTCGCGGCGGGGGACCGCGAGGCGCGCACCGGCGAGGCCGGTCCAGGGGAGCTCGGCGAGCTCGCGCACGCCTTCAACGGGATGGCGGACACCGTCGCTCGGTCCGAACGAGACCGTCGGAACCTCACGGCCGACGTCGCGCACGAGCTGCGGACGCCGCTCGCCGTCCTCCAGGCCGGGCTCGAGGAGCTCCGCGACGGCCTGGTCGAACCGACCTCGGAGGGGCTCGCCGGTCTGCACGACCAGTCGTTGCGGCTCGGCCGGATCGTCCAGGACCTGGCGGAGCTCTCGGCGGCCGAGGCGCCCGGGGCCACGGCGACGCGCGACGACGTCGACCTGGCTCAGGTGGTCGCGGACGCGCTCGCGAGCCATGATCCCCAGCTCCGCGCGGCCGGGCTCGTCATCGACCGCGACCTCGCGGGGCCGGCGCTCGTCCGCGCCGACTCGGACCGTCTGCACCAGGCGGTCGGCAACCTCCTCGCGAACGCCGCCCGCTACTGCCGACCGGGGGACGAGGTCCACGTCGTGGTGCGGTCGGACGACGCCGAGGTCGTCCTGGTCGTGGCGGACTCCGGGCCGGGCCTCGCGGCGGACGAGCTCCCGCACGTCTTCGACCGGCTCTGGCGCGGGCGGGGCGCGGAGCACGTCGCCGGGAGCGGGATCGGCCTCGCGGTGGTCCGGGAGATCGTGGTGGCCCACGGCGGGACGATCGACGCGCAGGAGTCCGCCGGTGGCGGGCTGACGGTGACTATCCGGCTGCCGTCGGCTGCTGCGTCGACGCCGCCGGCCGCACGGGGCACAGGGTCTGACCACGCAGGCGGAACACCAGCGCGCCGGCCGTGAGCGCCACGGCTGCGGCCGCGAGGAACGGCTGCACCGGGGCGAACCACGTGAGGGCGCCGGAGTACCCGAGGGCGAGCAGGGCGAGCTTGTTGCACACCGGGCAGCCGACGGCGAACCAGGTGAGGACCCCGCCTGCGATGCCGAACCTGCTCGGCGCCGAAGCGCCGGCGTCGACCTCCTCGGGGGCGTCGCCCGGGCGGGCGCGGACGTACGTGGCTGCGAGCATGCCCGCGAGCAGGGACGAGACGATCCACACCGGGTAGCTCCAGGCCGTGACGGGCACGGCGCGGCCGAACACCGGGTTCGGGATGAGCACGGTCGGGATGCCGATCAGGAGGGCGAAGCCGACACTGAAGCCGGCGGCGGCCACGTACTGACGGGTGGTCCAGGACCGCAGCGCCTGCAGGCTCGCGTCGATCGAACGGCGGGGCTCGGTCCGGCTCGTGACGAGGGGGATCATGCGACCTCCAGGGCGGTGCGGCGGGTGCGACGGCAGGGCTGCCGTCCAGTGTCCCGGATCGGTCAGGAATGCCGACGACCGGTTCGTGCTTGTACTCTCCAAGATACCCCAGGGGGTATACCACCACACCCAAGGAGCTTGATCCATGTCTGAAGTCGTCGTTGACGCGTTCGCCGCGGCCCACGCGGACGGGGCGTTCGTCCTCGATGTCCGTGAGCCCTACGAGTACGTCGGTGGCCACGTCCCCGGTGCGCGCCTCATGCCGGTCGGCCACGTGCCGGCGCACCTGCAGGACCTGCCCCGCGACGAGCGCATCTACGTGATCTGCGCGAGCGGGAACCGGAGCCGCGGGGTGACCGACCTCCTGCGCCGCGCCGGGTTCGACGCCTACTCCGTGATCGGCGGGACGAGCGGCTGGATCGGCTCAGGTCGCCCCGTCGTCGCCGGCCAGCACCCCAACGCGGCCTGACGGCACGTCCGCCGCGGACACCACCGACACGTCTCCCTCACGCCTGAGAAGGAACTACTCCCCATGAGCCCCAGCATCATCGTGATCGACACGCCGTCCCTCGGCGACCGCAGCTACCTCGTGCACGACGGACAGGTCGGCTTCGTCGTCGACCCCCAGCGGGACACCGACCGGGTCCTCGCCGCCGCTGCCGACGCCGGCATCCGGATCACCCACGTGCTCGAGACCCACATCCACAACGACTACGTGACCGGCGGTTACGCCCTCGCCCAGCAGACGGGCGCGAAGTACCTGGTCAACGCCGACGACGTCGTCTCGTTCGACCGGGTCCCGGTGCGCGACGGCGACCTGATCGACGTCAGCCCGACGCTGCAGGTGCGCGTGATCCACACGCCCGGCCACACGTTCACCCACCTCTCGTACGCCCTCGAGGGCCCCGACCCGGTCGTGTTCTCCGGCGGATCGCTGCTCTACGGCTCCACCGGGCGCCCGGACCTGCTCGGCGCGTCGCACACGCACGAGCTCGCCCACCACCAGTACGCGTCGGCGCGTCGGCTCGCCGAGGAGCTGCCGGACGAGACCCAGGTCATGCCGACCCACGGGTTCGGCAGCTTCTGCTCGGCGACCACGACGACCGCCGGCGCCACCGGGTCGACGATCGGCCAGGAGAAGCTCTTCAACCCGGCGCTGAGCAAGGACGAGGAGGCGTACGTCGCCGAGATCGTCGCCGGGCTAGACGCGTACCCCGCCTACTACGTCCACATGGCCCCCGCGAACTCCGCCGGACCTGCGGACGTCGACCTCAGCGCGCCGCAGCAGGCCGACAAGACCGAGCTCCGCCGTCGGCTCGACGCGGGGGAGTGGCTCGTCGACCTCCGCACCCGGACCGCCTTCGCCGCCGGGCACGTGCCGGGGACGTTCAACTTCGGCCTCGACGGCCAGTTCTCGACCTACCTCGGGTGGCTGATCCCGTGGGGGACCCCGGTCACGCTGCTCGGCGACACGCCGGAGCAGGTGGCCGAGGCGCAGCGTGAGCTCGTGCGGATCGGCATCGACTCTCCCGCCGCCGCAGCCACCGGTGCGCCCGAGGACTGGACGGACGGCCCGCTCGGGCAGCTCCAGCTCGCGAGCTTCGCCGACCTGGAGCAGGTGCGCCACCACCGCGAGGTCGTCGTGCTCGACGTGCGGCGCCTGAGCGAGTGGCGCGAGTCGCACATCGACGGAGCGGTCCACATCCCGCTGCACGAGCTCCTCGAACGGCTCGCGGAGATCCCTCGCGCCGAGATCTGGATCCACTGCGCGGGCGGCTACCGTGCCTCGATCGCCGCGTCGTTCCTCCTCGCGAACGGGCACCACGTCGTCTCGGTCAACGGGTCGTTCGCCGAGAGCGCCGCTGCGGCCGGTCTTCCTCTGGTGTCGGAGCTGGTCGCCCAGGCCTGAACCCCCGCGACCTCCCGCCCGATACCGTCGCGGACGGCGCCGTCGCGGCGCCGTCCGCACCCCCACAGCAAGGACTCCACGTGCTCGCGCTCGTCATCCCCGTCGGTCTGCTCATCGGTCTCAGCCTCGGTGCACTCGGTGGAGGAGGGTCGATCCTCGCCGTGCCGGCGCTGGTCTACCTCTTCGGCCAGAGCTCGCACGCGGCGACGACGGGCTCGTTGCTCATCGTGGGGACGACGTCCCTCGTCGGCGCGCTCCCGCACCGGCGCGCGGGACGTGTCAGCCTCGCCAAGGGGGCGGTGTTCGGGATCCTCGGCATCCTGGGCTCGTACATCGGCTCGAGGTTCTCCACCGCGGTGCCTCAGGACGTCCTGCTCGCCGCCTTCTCGGTGCTGATCCTGTTCGTCGCGGTGCTGATGATCCGGCGGCAGCGCCGCAAGCCCGCCCGGGGCGGACAGCCGGCGGTGGATCCTGCGCTCGCGGACGCCCCGGTGATCACGTTCCGACCTGAGTTCACGTGCGACTGCCGCCGGGCGGTCCGGATCGTCCTCACGGCGACGACGGTCGGGCTCCTCACCGGGTTCTTCGGCGTCGGTGGTGGCTTCGCGGTGGTGCCCGCGCTCGTCCTCGCGCTCGGGCTCTCGATGCCGGTCGCGGTCGGGACCTCGTTGCTCGTGATCGGCATCAACAGCGTGACCGCGCTCGCGTTCCGGCTGGACCAGGGCCTCGACCTGGACTGGACGGTGATCGGGCTGTTCACGCTCTCGGCGGTCCTCGGAGGCCTCGCCGGCAACCGCGTCGTCTCGCGCGTCAACCCCGCGCGGCTCAGCCAGGCGTTCGCGATCCTGCTGGTGGCCGTCGCGCTGTACACCGCGGCGCGGAGCATCCCGCACCTGTTCTGAGGCTGCTGAGCCGGGTCCGCCCTCGGCGACGCGGGACGTCCACCCCTCGCGACCCTGGAGGCCTGCCCGCTGTGGTGCGGGGTGTCTGGGCGCCGGGCGAGTGCGCTACCGCGGTCGTCGCGGAGTGTGCCACGCTGCGGAGGTGGGCCGATCGGACCAGCCGGTACCGAAGCGCACCGGCTGGGTCGCACCGCGTCACGGGTCAGGTCGCGACGGTCACCCGCACGCACGACGAAGGGTGGGGTCATGGCACACGAGGGGCTCGGGCGGCGGGACGGCGTCCAGCTGATCGCCTACGCGGACCGCTTCGGCGGAACCCTTCCGGAGCTCCGCGGCGTGCTCGACGGACCCCTCGCCGGGGTGTTCGCGGGCGTGCACGTCCTGCCGTTCTTCACGCCCTTCGACGGGGCCGACGCCGGGTTCGACCCCGTGGACCACACCGCGGTCGACTCGCGCCTCGGGACCTGGGACGACCTCCGTGCGCTCGGTGCGGACTACACCCTCATGGTCGACCTGATCGTCAACCACGTCTCCGCCGACTCGACCGAGTTCCGCGACGTGCTCGCGCGCGGTGACGAGTCACCCCACGCGGCGATGTTCCTCACGATGTCCGACGTCTACCCCGATGGCGCCGACGAGGCCGAGCTCGTGGGCATCTACCGTCCGCGGCCGGGGCTGCCGTTCACGGTCCTCACGCTCGGCGGGCGACGGCGGCTCGTATGGACCACGTTCACGAGCCAGCAGATCGACCTGAACCTCGGCTCGCCTGCGGGTCGCGCGTACCTCGACCGGGTGCTGGCCACGCTCGCCGCGGGCGGTGTGTCGATGGTGCGGCTCGACGCGGTCGGGTACGCGATCAAGACCGCAGGGACGTCGTCGTTCATGACCCCGGAGACGTTCGCGTTCATCGACGAGCTGACCACCCGGGCGAGGGCCCTCGGGGTCGAGGTCCTGGTCGAGATCCACGCGCACTTCGAGCGGCAGATCGCGATCGGCTCCGTGGTCGACCGGGTCTACGACTTCGCCCTGCCGCCGTTGCTGCTGCACTCGCTCTACACCGGCGACGCCGCACCTCTGCGGCGGTGGCTCGGCGTCCGGCCCGCGAACGCCGTGACCGTCCTGGACACGCACGACGGCATCGGTGTGATCGATGTCGGCCCGGACCAGATGGCCGAGGGACGCCCAGGGCTGCTCACCCCGGAGCAGGTGCACGACCTCGTCGAGGGGATCCACGAGCACTCCGGCGGGCAGTCGCGGCAGGCGACCGGCTGGGCGGCCTCGAACCTCGACGTCTACCAGGTGAACTGCACCTACTACGACGCGCTGGGGCGCGACGACGCGGCGTACCTGCTCGCGCGCGCGATCCAGCTCTTCGTGCCCGGCATCCCGCAGGTGTACTACGTCGGTCTGCTCGCGGGCGCGAACGACATGGAGCTGCTCGCGCGCACCGGGGTCGGCCGCGACATCAACCGCCACCGCTACACGGTCGCCGAGATCGAGGCCGAGCTGGAGCGGCCAGTCGTCGCGGCGCTCGTCGGGCTGATCAGGTTCCGCAACTCCCACCCGGCGTTCGGTGGCGAGCCGAGCGTCGGTGGCGACGGCTCCCGACTCGTCCTGACCTGGACGTCCGGAGCCCAGACCGCGTCCCTCACGGCCGACCTCGGCTCCCACCGGGCCACGGTGACCTGGACCGGCCCGGACGGGACCACCCACGCGCACGCCGACCTGCTCGCCTTCGCCACGACCCCCTGACGCCCGACCCCGCCCCGCGATGTCGAGCAGAGAACCGGTCAAGTGGAGCGAAAGTGCGCGACACGCCCGCGTGTCGCGTCACTTTCGCTCCACTTGACGGAGTGCGGGTCAGGTGACGGTGAGGGTGCGGGAGTCGCTCATCGGGGTCCCGCCCTCGCCGCCCGAGGGATCGTCCTCGGTGACGACGACCGTGTACGTGCCCGGGTCGAGCGCGACCGTGAACGAGTACGGCGCGAACGTCTGGCCCTCCGAGGTCATCGTGAAGCCGGACCGGACCGTCGCGCCGGTCGTGTCGAGCACCTTCCACACCACGGTCGCCTCGAAGACGGCCGCATCACCGGAGACGGTGACGGGTGACGTGCTCGTGGCGCCCTCGGTCGGTCGGTCGATCTGGACCAGCAGGAGGACGTCGATCGGATCGGCACGGACGACCGGGGAGTCCCAGACCACGGCACCCCACAGCTCGCCGGCCGGGCTGCCGGCGATCGTCAGCATCACCGGCGCCGTCGGCTGCTCCGCCGCCGCCGTCACGGTGTAGACGAGCTGCTGGATCATCAGCGCTGCACCGGCGGAGCCGACGTTCGCGGTCCGGGCGTCGGACGACAGGTCGACGAGGAGCGTGCCGGCAGTCTGCTGCACCCCGAGGACGGTGGTCGCCGGGTTCCAGGTGGTCGCGTAGTCCGGATCGGCCGGACCCGCGATCATCGCCTCGACCGCCGCGCGGACCGCGTCGGCAGCCGACAACGTGCGGATCTCCCGGGCGAGCCGGAACCCCGTGCGGGTGTCGATCACGTAGTACACGGGCACGTCGACGGTCGCGCCCGTCGACGTCGAGGTCGGCGTGGAGGTCGCCGAGGAAGTGGGCGCGCCAGGAGTCGTGGCTGTCGCCGACGCGGATGGTGCGGCAGGCTCACCCGTCGTGCATCCCGCGAGCAGCGCGAGCGCCGCGATCACGGTCACGATCGGACGCGACCGGCGGGCGCGGGCCGCGACCGGAACGGGCCGTCGGGCGGTCGCTGCTCGACGACGGTGGAGCAGCATGCGGCGCATGGGGGCCTCCCCGGTGGGCGAACCCTCCCGGGACGCTCCTGGTGACGGCTCGCCCTCACCTCCAGTCTCGCACCACCCCCGGGACCGGGCCATGCGACCGAACCGTCGCCGATGCCGTCACGTGGGGTCGCTGAACAGCCAGTCGATCGCCTGCCGGGCGGTCCAGCCGTCCGGGTGCAGCGCCGCGAGCCGTCGTGCGCCGTCGAGATCGGCGCCGAGGGTGACGAGCGCGTCCTCGCTGTAGCCGTCGGCGCGGGTCTGGCCGAGGCCGATGTTGGCGGTCAGGGAGTTGCACAGGCACGCGCGGCCGTCGGTCTCCGCGGCGACGCCGCCCTTGCGGACGTGCAGGTGGACGGGCTCGGCGGGGCAGCGGTACCCGACCGCGCCGGTCTCGCGGACGAACGCCGTCCGGAGGTAGCCGAGATCGCACAGGCGCGGGCGATCGGCGCTGGTGACCGTCTCGGACAGGGTTCCCGGCAGCTGGGCGACCTTGAACGGGAATCCGGTCGGCGAGGCCAACGCGTCGGTGCGCACCTCGAGGGTGCCGTCGCGCAGGCGCTCATGGAGCTGGTCGCGCAGGGCAGGCGTGAGACCCGACTCCTCGGCCAGCGCGAAGAGCGTGCCGACCTGGACGCCGACGGCGCCGCTCGCCCGGGCGGCGGCGATCCCCTCGGGCGTGCCGTAGGACCCGGCGAGCCAGAACGGCAGGCCGACCTCGGCGACCTTCGCGAGGTCGGCGGCGTCCCGGGGGCCGAACACCGGTTGGCCGAGGTCGTCGAACGTCGGGCGTCCGCGGGGGGAGCGTTGTGCCCGCCGGCGCGGGGGCCCTCGACGACGAACCCCTCGGGGCGGATGTGGGCGTCGCGGGCCAGGTAGGCGGCGAGTGCGTGCGCCGAGACGATCGCGAGGAATGCCGGGCGCCGGAGCGTCGGGAGGTCTGCGCCGAGGAGCGCGTGAGGGTCGAGGTCCACCGTGTGGGTCCCGGCGTCGGCACCGCTGACGTCGACCGGCAGCCGCACCGGACGGTGCTCGGCGAGCTCGTCGAGCAGGTGGGGGATGTCGCGCGGGATGCCGGCCCCCATCAGGACGACGTCGACCCCGGCGAGCATCGCCCCGTAGGCGGCGGCCGGGGTGGCCATCTGCACCTTCTCGAGGAAGTTGATGCCGATCGGGCCGTCGTGACCGTGCTTCGCGAGCCATACCTCGACGAAGTTGGCGACCACCGCGAGCTCCTGCGCGGCCTGGTTCTGACGGAGCGCGAGCCGCGGGACGGGGGAGTAGGGGGTGCCGTCCGGGCGGCCGTCGGGCCGGAAGTACCGCTCGAGCACTCGCGCAGCGACCGCGGGGACGGGGAACGCGGCGAGGGCGCGCCGGACGCTGCCGTCGCTGTCGCCGTCCTGCAGGCGGCGGGCGACCACGAGGTCGAGCGCCGTGCCGGAGACCACCCCGAGGTTGCCGGTGCGGGCGACCTCGGCCGCGAGGCGCCACGAGGAGACCCCGACGCCCATGCCGCCGAGGATGACGGCGGGCCGGGGGAGGACGGGGGATCGGGTCGTGCGGGACGTGACGGTGGCGGCTGTCATGCGAGCACCCTCTCATTTCCTACGGTGGCGTAGGTTACTCAACCGTAGGTTACGCATGTCGGCGACGAACTGGGACCAAGGGCCTAGGGTCGCCGTCGCGCCGCGATGACCAGCCCGGACGGTCCACGATCGGATCGCAGCTCGGTGCGGACCATGCGCGGAGTGGTCGCCGACGCCCCGCGGCGGGCGCCCTGCTCGCGCATCGGTGCGCGGTGGAGGAGCGTGGACCCCACGGAGTGAGCACCTCCAGAGGAGGGCATCGTGCACGGAGGCCGAGGGTCTGACGGACCGCCACCTCGCAGGTCGTCGCACAGTGCCGTGCTGGGCGCCGCGCTCGGCGCGGGTGCGGGGTTCGTCGTCGGCGCCGTCGTCTACCTGCTCGTCGGCCCGGTCCTGGAGAGCAGCACCGGGATCGTGCGTGAGATGCAGGGGCTGCTCTGGAACCTCGTCCCGTTCCTGACCGTCGTCGGGGCGCTCGTCGGCCTGGTGCTCGCGCGCCGGCGTCGTTGACGTCGCGAGAGTGATCGCGCTATGTTCGATCTGAGAACATATGTTCGGCAGACGAACACTCGACGATGACTCGGTGCGGTTCTGCCCGAGCGCGCACACGGCGTCGACGGTGCTCCCGTCGATCGATCCGGACGCCGTGCTCGGGCGCCCGTGCTCCACGGGTGGAGCGCCTCGAGTCCCCTGGAGGACGCATGAGCGAGTCAACGGGTCGGACGCCCGACTTCGTCCAGTCGCTCGAACGTGGGCTGGCGGTGATCCGCGCGTTCGACGCCGCGCACCCGCAGCTGACGCTGAGCGACGTCGCGCGCTCGACCGGCCTGACCCGGGCGGCGGCGCGACGGTTCCTCATCACGCTGGTGGAGCTCGGCTACGTGCGGACCGACGGCCGCCTGTTCGCGCTCCGACCACGCATCCTCGAGCTCGGATACTCCTACCTCTCGAGCCTTTCGCTGCCGGAGGTCGCTCACCCGCACATGGAGACGCTCGTCGCCGAGGTGAACGAGTCCTGCTCGGTCTCGGTGCTCGACGGCGACGAGGTCGTCTACGTCGCTCGGGTCCCCACCCGCCGGATCATGACCGTCGCGATCAGCATCGGCACACGGTTCCCCGCCTACGCGACATCGATGGGTCGCGTCCTCCTCGCAGCGCAGCCGGACGCATGGATCGACGCCTATCTCGATCGCGTCGACCTCGTCGCGATCACGCCGCGCACCGTCGTGGACCCGGAGAAGCTGCGCACCACCCTCAGACGCACGCGGGAACAGGGCTTCGCCGTCGTCGATCAGGAGCTCGAGGACGGCCTCCGGTCCCTCGCCGTCCCGCTGCGCGACTCGCACGGCATGGTCGCCGCCGCGATGAACCTCTCGGCGCACGCCAGCCGGGGGAGCTCCGACGCTATCCGCAAGGAGCTCCTGCCGCCGCTGCTCGGCACCGCCCGGCACATCGAGGAGGACCTCGCGCGCGGCACGTCGCGGCCGGTCCCGGTGCGCGGGCAGACCACCGACGCCCCGCAGCCGGCAGAGGAGTCGATGTGACCGTCGACGCCTACCTCTACGACGCGATCCGGACCCCCTTCGGCCGGCTCGGTGGCGCGCTCGCGGGCACCCGACCGGACGACCTCGCCGCCCACGTGATCGCCGAGCTGCTGCGGCGCTCCCCGGCGCTCGACCCGGGGTCCGTCGACGAGGTCGTCCTCGGCAACGCCAACGGGGCCGGAGAGGAGAACCGCAACGTGGCGCGGATGGCCGCCCTGCTCGCGGGGCTGCCGACGAGCGTCCCGGGGACGACCGTCAACCGGCTGTGCGGCTCGAGCCTCGACGCGGCCATCATCGGGTCCCGGCAGATCGCGACCGGGGAGGCGGACGTCGTCGTGATCGGCGGGGTCGAGTCGATGAGCCGGGCGCCGTGGGTGCTCCCGAAGACCGAACGCCCGTACCCGACCGGGGATCTCGCCCTGGCGTCGACCACCCTCGGCTGGCGGCTCGTGAACCCGGCGATGCCTGCGGAATGGACGGTGTCGCTCGGCGAGGCGACCGAGCAGCTCCGCGAACGCCACGGTCTGGCGCGAGAGCGGCAGGACGCGTTCGCGCTGCGCTCGCACCGGCTCGCGGCGCAGGCGTGGGACGACGGGTTCTACGACGACCTCGTCGTCGCGGTCCCCGGCGTCGCGCTCGCCCGGGACGAGTCGGTCCGCCCGGACACGACCGCGGGCCGGCTCGCCGCGCTGCGCACCGTGTTCCGACCGGAGACGAGCGGGGCGACGGTCACGGCCGGCAACGCGTCCCCGCTCAACGACGGGGCGTCGGGGGCCGTCCTCGGGAGCGAGCGGGCGGCCGAGCTGCTCGGCAGGGCGCCGATCGCTCGCATCGCCGGGCGCGCGGCGCATGCGCTCGACCCGCAGCTGTTCGGCTTCGCGCCGGTCGAGGCGGCCAACACCGCGCTCGCCCGTGCCGGCATCACCTGGTCCGACGTCGCGGTCGTCGAGCTGAACGAGGCGTTCGCCGCGCAGTCGCTCGCGTGCATCGACGCGTGGGGGATCGACCCGGAGATCGTCAACCGCCACGGCGGTGCGCTCGCGATCGGGCATCCGCTCGGGGCCTCCGGCACGCGCATCCTCGGCACGCTCGCCCGTGATCTCGAACGGTCGGGGCAGCGGTGGGGTGTCGCGGTCATCTGCATCGGGGTCGGGCAGGGCCTCGCCGTCGTCCTCGAGAACGTCGCGGGCTGAGGCCATGGTGCAGATCCTCAGCACCGTCGACGAGGCGGTCGCGGACGTCCCGGACGGGGCCGTCGTGATGATCGGTGGCTTCGGCACGGCGGGCCAGCCGGTCGAGCTCATCGAGGCCCTGCTCCGGCAGGGGGCGCGTGACCTCACCGTCGTCAACAACAACGCCGGGAACGGCGACGTCGGCCTGGCGGCACTGATCGGGGCCGGACGGGTCCGACGGATCGTCTGCTCGTTCCCTCGGCAGTCCGACAGTCATCACTTCGACGCGCGGTACCGGGCCGGGGAGATCGAGCTGGAGCTCGTGCCGCAGGGGAACCTTGCCGAGCGCATCCGTGCCGCGGGTGCAGGGATCGGCGCGTTCTACACGCCGACCGGTTTCGGGACGCCCCTCGCGGAGGGCAAGGAGACCCGGGAGATCGACGGTCGCCACTACGTCCTGGAGTACCCGCTGCACGCGGACGTCGCCCTGATCAAGGCTCACGTCGGCGACGCGGTCGGCAACCTCGTGTTCCGCAAGACCGCCCGCAACTTCGGGCCGATCATGGCCGGCGCGGCGCGCGTCACGATCGCGCAGGTCTCGCGGATCGTGCCGGCGGGCGCGATCGACCCGGAGAACGTCGTGTCTCCGGGGATCCTCACGAGTCGCCTGGTCGCGGTGCCGGCGGCGCGCACGCCCGAGCCGGAGGAGGGCCAGTGAGACGTGGACTCGATCGGGACGAGCTGGCGGCGGTCGTCGCCCGGGACATCCCGGCAGGCTCGTACGTGAACCTCGGGATCGGACAGCCGACCCGCGTGTCGAACTTCCTCCCACCGGGAAGCGGCGTCACGCTGCACACCGAGAACGGCATGCTGGGGATGGGTCCGGAGGCGCACGGCGACGAGATCGACCCGGACCTCATCAACGCCGGCAAGATCCCGGTCACCGAGCTGCCGGGCGCGTCGTACTTCCACCACGCGGACTCGTTCGCGATGATGCGCGGCGGCCACCTCGACATCTGCGTGCTCGGCGCCTACCAGGTGTCCGAGCGCGGCGACCTCGCGAACTGGCACACCGGGTCGGACGACGACATCCCCGCCGTGGGCGGCGCGATGGACCTGGCGATCGGCGCCAGGGACACCTTCGTCATGATGAGCCTGCTCACGCGCGAGGGCCGCAGCAAGATCGTCCCGGTCTGCACCTACCCGCTGACCGGGATCGGGTGCGTGAGCCGCGTCTACACCGATCTCGCCGTGTTCCTGCTCGACGGCACAGGTGTCACGGTCCGGGAGACCTACGGCATCGGGTTCGACGAGCTCGCGTCCCTCGTCCCGGTACCGTTGCGGCGCGCCTGAGAGCAGGGTCGTCGGAGCGGTGCGTGGGCGCGGGGCGTCGTCGTCCGACCCTCGCACCCGCTCACCGCACGAGGTGCGCCTTCGCCCCGACGACCCGGGCTGCAGCGGCGTCGACGACGGCGGCGAACGCGGGGTCCGAGCGGGCTCGTTGCACGACCGCCGCGACCATCTCCGGCACCACGTCCGGGCTGTGCGAGGCGAGCACGATGTCGTTCCCTGCCTCGATGGCCTTCACGGCGCGGTCGCCGGGTGACCACCCGGTGACCTGCGCGGCTGCGGAGAGGTCGTCGGTGATCACGAGCCCGCGGAACCCGAGCGTGTCGCGCAGCAGGCCCTGGACGACGGCACGGGAGAAGGCCGCGGGCTGCGTCGGATCGATCTGCGCGTAGACGGCCGTCGACGTCATGACGAACGCGGCACCCGCGTCGATGCCCGAGCGGAACGCGGCGACCTGGGGGCTGGTGGCGGTCGTGGTGGTGTCGGTCACCCCTGTGGTCGTGTCGGTGTTGGCCGTCGCGCTGCCGAGGCCGGGGAAGTGCTTGATCGCGACGGCCACACCGGCCTGCTCCATCCCTGCGCTGAACGCGTTCGCGTGCGACGTGACGTCCGCGACGGTGAAGCCGTAGTTGCGCTGCAGGGCGCCGATCGGGGGTTCGTCGCGGCAGCCGCCGCGTCGGGCACCAGACCCATGACCGGCGCGAGATCGAGGTTCACCCCGGCCGAGGCGAGCTCCGTGCCCCA
It encodes:
- a CDS encoding Gmad2 immunoglobulin-like domain-containing protein; translated protein: MRRMLLHRRRAATARRPVPVAARARRSRPIVTVIAALALLAGCTTGEPAAPSASATATTPGAPTSSATSTPTSTSTGATVDVPVYYVIDTRTGFRLAREIRTLSAADAVRAAVEAMIAGPADPDYATTWNPATTVLGVQQTAGTLLVDLSSDARTANVGSAGAALMIQQLVYTVTAAAEQPTAPVMLTIAGSPAGELWGAVVWDSPVVRADPIDVLLLVQIDRPTEGATSTSPVTVSGDAAVFEATVVWKVLDTTGATVRSGFTMTSEGQTFAPYSFTVALDPGTYTVVVTEDDPSGGEGGTPMSDSRTLTVT
- a CDS encoding IclR family transcriptional regulator, whose amino-acid sequence is MSESTGRTPDFVQSLERGLAVIRAFDAAHPQLTLSDVARSTGLTRAAARRFLITLVELGYVRTDGRLFALRPRILELGYSYLSSLSLPEVAHPHMETLVAEVNESCSVSVLDGDEVVYVARVPTRRIMTVAISIGTRFPAYATSMGRVLLAAQPDAWIDAYLDRVDLVAITPRTVVDPEKLRTTLRRTREQGFAVVDQELEDGLRSLAVPLRDSHGMVAAAMNLSAHASRGSSDAIRKELLPPLLGTARHIEEDLARGTSRPVPVRGQTTDAPQPAEESM
- a CDS encoding thiolase family protein, which codes for MTVDAYLYDAIRTPFGRLGGALAGTRPDDLAAHVIAELLRRSPALDPGSVDEVVLGNANGAGEENRNVARMAALLAGLPTSVPGTTVNRLCGSSLDAAIIGSRQIATGEADVVVIGGVESMSRAPWVLPKTERPYPTGDLALASTTLGWRLVNPAMPAEWTVSLGEATEQLRERHGLARERQDAFALRSHRLAAQAWDDGFYDDLVVAVPGVALARDESVRPDTTAGRLAALRTVFRPETSGATVTAGNASPLNDGASGAVLGSERAAELLGRAPIARIAGRAAHALDPQLFGFAPVEAANTALARAGITWSDVAVVELNEAFAAQSLACIDAWGIDPEIVNRHGGALAIGHPLGASGTRILGTLARDLERSGQRWGVAVICIGVGQGLAVVLENVAG
- a CDS encoding 3-oxoacid CoA-transferase subunit A; translated protein: MVQILSTVDEAVADVPDGAVVMIGGFGTAGQPVELIEALLRQGARDLTVVNNNAGNGDVGLAALIGAGRVRRIVCSFPRQSDSHHFDARYRAGEIELELVPQGNLAERIRAAGAGIGAFYTPTGFGTPLAEGKETREIDGRHYVLEYPLHADVALIKAHVGDAVGNLVFRKTARNFGPIMAGAARVTIAQVSRIVPAGAIDPENVVSPGILTSRLVAVPAARTPEPEEGQ
- a CDS encoding 3-oxoacid CoA-transferase subunit B; this encodes MRRGLDRDELAAVVARDIPAGSYVNLGIGQPTRVSNFLPPGSGVTLHTENGMLGMGPEAHGDEIDPDLINAGKIPVTELPGASYFHHADSFAMMRGGHLDICVLGAYQVSERGDLANWHTGSDDDIPAVGGAMDLAIGARDTFVMMSLLTREGRSKIVPVCTYPLTGIGCVSRVYTDLAVFLLDGTGVTVRETYGIGFDELASLVPVPLRRA
- a CDS encoding glycoside hydrolase family 3 N-terminal domain-containing protein, which codes for MGHGARLGRGEPRSRAGHGSGARRGGCRDEPPIGALQRNYGFTVADVTSHANAFSAGMEQAGVAVAIKHFPGLGSATANTDTTTGVTDTTTTATSPQVAAFRSGIDAGAAFVMTSTAVYAQIDPTQPAAFSRAVVQGLLRDTLGFRGLVITDDLSAAAQVTGWSPGDRAVKAIEAGNDIVLASHSPDVVPEMVAAVVQRARSDPAFAAVVDAAAARVVGAKAHLVR